Within Kineothrix sp. MB12-C1, the genomic segment TTCAGGTTGCGATGCAGAATGTTGCAGCAGGTGATGATCCGGCAGAAGAGCTGAAAGCAGTACAGGCGGTAGCGGACGCTCAATGATAAAATATCGTATATCTGGCTAATTTCAAGATGTATGTTTTAAAGGGCTTTTGTACCGTCCGGATTGATGACGGTGCAAAAGTTCTTTGATTAGCAGGAAGTATAGAGATGAGAATGATTGTGACTTAAGCAAAATAGAGGAATGGAAGGATACAAAATTATGAAGTTATATAATAGAAAGATAAATGATCCTGCTCCTTTAGGGCAGGCAGATCCCTATGTAATAAAAGCAAGCGATGGAAGATATTATATGTATGCTACAGGAGGGCAGGTATATAGCAGCGATGAACTCTTAAATGGGTGGAAATATGAGGGAGTCCATTTGGATATGCCGGGGCAGAAAGTCTGCTGGGCACCGAGCGTGATTGAAATTGACGGTAAATATTACATGTATTATTCCAGTATAGATGAAGATTGTGATGACGAACACGGTCATACTATGCGGGTAGCGGTGTCGGATACCCCGGCTGGAGTGTTTAAGTATGAAAAGACATTATTGCCTCCCTTTTCCATTGATGCACATGTTGTAGAAACTCCATCGGGTCTGTATCTTTTCTATTGCAATAATGATTATGAAGCAGAACGTGCGGGTACATATATTCTGTGTGATAGGATGGAAAGTCCGCTTGTTGTAGAAGGAAAACCAATTCCTGTAGTGTGCCCTACGATTGATGAAGAAATTTATATGAAGGATAGATTCAAAGTCGGACAGCATTGGCATACGATAGAAGGTGCTTTTTATTTCTATCACGATGGCATTCATTTTCTGATGTATTCCGGCGCATGCTATCAGAATCCTACGTATTTTATCGGATATTGTATTGCACATGGCCCGGAGAATGCTGATTTAAGAGAATTGGAATGGAAGAAGTATCCTGATAATCATACGTATGCTCCTCTTTTGAGAAAGAATGAGTTTATAGAGGGGATGGGACACAATAGTGTTATATTTGATAACGAGAAATGTTATATCATATATCATGGACGTGATAACGGAGATATTGCATTGAAAGAGGATGCGCGTTCGGCGAGAATCGACGAGATGTTTATTGATAGGGAAAAACTATTTGTTAATGTGACGCGGTAATATTATGAAGAAAATAACTTTACCCAAAATGAATTTTTATAAAATAAGAACCGGAAGAAATAAAAGTAACATAAAGAATAGAATAATACCTGAAATATTGTCGGATACAAGTATAAAGGGAAGTTTAATCAAGGCCTTTCTCGTTCCCATTGTACTTATTATTGTGTTTGGGGTCGTATCTTATAAAACTGCTTCCGGTGTCATAAAAGAAAAGGTTGAGAATTCCTCTATAAGCACAATATCGGCCATGAGTATGTATTGTAATCTACTTACCGGCAATATATCTTCGAAAGCGCTGGAACTAGTGGTAGGGGATGATTTATCTTCATATTATGAAGGAAATTATAAGCAAAATGATAGTAAGGCAATGCAATACTGGCGCAGCGCGAAAAAGGATCTTCTCCAAATAAAAGCTAGTGTGCAATATTTATATAGTTATTCTATCATTCCGGCTAATGGGCTATCTCTTAGTTATATATCCGGAAACATGGGAGAAGATATTTATGAAGGATTTATGGAATCTGTGCAGGGAAAATACTTCGAGGAAAATGAAGCGCTCAAAAACGGATGGTTCGGATATCATTCATTCTTGGATGAGCGGCTATCTATTTCCGAGGATGAATATGGTCTTGCCTTTTTCCAGAAGTTTTTGAAGGCCGATGCCTACCTTATCCTCGATATTACCATGGAAACTATTGAGAAAATGTTGGGTGAGATGGATTTCGGCAATAATAGCCTCAAGGCTCTTATCTCTCCTGATGGTCGTGAAATTGTATATATACAGCAGGAAAAGTCTGAAGTGGATACGCCTCTTCAAGCTCATTCGGCAATTTTTACGAATAAGGACTTTTACCGAGATAGCCTGAATGCAAAAGAAGCCGGAGGCAATTATGTTAAATATAATGGAGCGACTTATTTGTATGTATTCTCGCCGGTGGGTGATACAGGAATTATGCTATGTGGATTAATTCCACAGGATAATATTATAAAAGAAGTAAAATCAATACGAAATCTATGCATTCTTATGGTATTGTTCGTGTGTGCTATCGCTTTTGTTATAGGAGGAAAGATTGCATCAGGTATGAGTAAGTCTGTAGGCATAATTGTCGAGGGGCTGAATGAGGTTGCAGGGGGGAATCTCATGCAGAAATTCGAGATTACTAGAAAGGATGAATTAGGTCTTCTTGTTAACGGATTGAACGACATGTTGAGAAGCATGCGGACACTTATGAAGGATATGCAGACATTTGGAAATAAAGTAAAGGAGATGACAGGCGGAGTCGGGGTACAGTCAGAGACAATCAATACATCCATCAAGGAAA encodes:
- a CDS encoding glycoside hydrolase family 43 protein, which encodes MKLYNRKINDPAPLGQADPYVIKASDGRYYMYATGGQVYSSDELLNGWKYEGVHLDMPGQKVCWAPSVIEIDGKYYMYYSSIDEDCDDEHGHTMRVAVSDTPAGVFKYEKTLLPPFSIDAHVVETPSGLYLFYCNNDYEAERAGTYILCDRMESPLVVEGKPIPVVCPTIDEEIYMKDRFKVGQHWHTIEGAFYFYHDGIHFLMYSGACYQNPTYFIGYCIAHGPENADLRELEWKKYPDNHTYAPLLRKNEFIEGMGHNSVIFDNEKCYIIYHGRDNGDIALKEDARSARIDEMFIDREKLFVNVTR
- a CDS encoding methyl-accepting chemotaxis protein — its product is MNFYKIRTGRNKSNIKNRIIPEILSDTSIKGSLIKAFLVPIVLIIVFGVVSYKTASGVIKEKVENSSISTISAMSMYCNLLTGNISSKALELVVGDDLSSYYEGNYKQNDSKAMQYWRSAKKDLLQIKASVQYLYSYSIIPANGLSLSYISGNMGEDIYEGFMESVQGKYFEENEALKNGWFGYHSFLDERLSISEDEYGLAFFQKFLKADAYLILDITMETIEKMLGEMDFGNNSLKALISPDGREIVYIQQEKSEVDTPLQAHSAIFTNKDFYRDSLNAKEAGGNYVKYNGATYLYVFSPVGDTGIMLCGLIPQDNIIKEVKSIRNLCILMVLFVCAIAFVIGGKIASGMSKSVGIIVEGLNEVAGGNLMQKFEITRKDELGLLVNGLNDMLRSMRTLMKDMQTFGNKVKEMTGGVGVQSETINTSIKEISAAVDEVAKGVEIQAKDADHGNDRMSNFAVKIDEVYESTGDMNNTADKAIAAVGQGRIIVGELNKKSETTAAITKVLIEKINDVQDRSLEIECFIDTINSIARQTNLLSLNASIEAARAGENGRGFAVVAEEIRKLADESMKAGKSIKYIVNNMTETTKKTTEAAGETELMIFEQATSLDKTIRVFEEINGCVENLVGHLDHIVDSMKEISIDKEQVRESIQNISLISEQSAAATEEVTASLDNQVKIVSDLAKNIEMLRKDADVLDKSIRRFRV